CCCCCGCCAAATAGCTACGTCACGCGTCTCAGGCCGCCATTCGAGCGAGCGCCTCGCCGGCGCGCTCGCCGGTGGACAGCCGGAGCTTCCTGTAGTCATCATAGTTGAACGCCTTGAACCGGCGCGGGTGCTGCGTGTCGACGAACGCCTCCGGCGCGCACACCCTGTCGTCCTTGGGCGCGAGCAGAAACATGGCGATCGAGATGCGCGGCACCGCCGCCACGCACTGCACCCGGTGCTTCACGGTGTGCAGCCTCCCGTTGCTCCACGCCTGAAACACAAAACAGGGTGCTCACTCAGAGGCTCAGCGCACCGGACGGAAACGAATACTCCCAAGAATTTCCAGCTTAAACAAATCGATGCTCGATGGTACCGTGCCGACGTCGCCGATGTTGACGAGGAAGGAGCCGGGGACGGGGTCGACGCGGACGAACTCGCCGGTGGCGGGGTCCAGCACCTCGAGGCCGCCGACGCAGTCGTCCTCCTGGAGCACGGTGAGGAAGCCGGAGTCCGTGTGGATCTGCACGCCCGAGGAGCCCACGGTGTCCTGCGTGTAGTTGTACCTGTTGATGCGGAACTGGCACGGCCAGTCCTGGAACGGGTGGCCCTCCAGCCCCAGGCTCGCGGCCACCTTGCCGGCGACGTCCACGATCAGCTCGTGCATCGCCTCGGCGTAGCTCTTGACGGTCTCCCTGCGACAGATTAGCGCGAACTGAGGTCAAAATTGGAGGATCCGAAATTGATTTGGTGCCAAGAGAGGCGCGGTCGATTTGGTCCGACCTGGCGCGGGGCGGCGCGTCGAGGCGCGCGCAGAAGGCGTCGACGTCGGCGGGGTCCGCGGCGTCCAGAAGGCCGAAGGCCTCGTAGAGCGGGTTGGCGGGGCTGGGCGCGACGTAGCCGCTGCCGGCGATGATGTCGGCGTTGCGGCGCTTGGCTTCGTCGGGGAGGTCGAAGAGCGCGCGCACGGCGGCCTTCATCTCCGCCTGGAGCGCCCCGGGGACGCCGTGGCCGGACACGCGGAAGCAGCCCAGGCGCTCGCACGCGTCCCGCAGCCGCGCCGACTCCTCCTGCTGCGCGCCGGCGAGCCGCAGGTCGACCACCGGGATCTCCACCATCTGTGCTGCTTTACTAGTTGGGCGGAGTCACGCGACGCGCCGATCTCGCTGGCTTGCCTGCGGGATCTACTGCAGGGGGGCGGCCGTGGTGATGTAGGAGTAGTATTTAGAGGCCGGCCGTGAGGGACGCAGGGGGCAGGGCGGCGAGTCGCGCCGCCGCTTGTCGGGACAACCGTTGCTGTGTACCGAGGTTGGTGAGACAATCAGCCGACACATATCCGTGTACGTCAACCACTGCCATTTTTTTAGGGGTTGTTTACAGCACGATTGTCTCAATTTTGAAGAAACCATTGGATTAGTCTTCTTCAAAGCTTATCCACGCCACGCTAAAACATACACCCACCATATCTAATTTACTGCATATGTATTTTTTTAAGATTCAAACCTCACaaattttgaccaagtttgtgaagaaaAATATTTGCATCTAAAATGTCAAACATATAGCATTAGATTCATCGTAAGACGTAGTTTCATCTTTCATATATTTGATATTGTATATATAAAtcctccctccatccggaaatacttgtcgcatAAATGGATAACAATGGATGTATCtaagaactaaaatacgtctatatacattcattgggctgacaagtatttccggacggagcgagtagttttctctataaacttgatcaACGTTTTCAAAAGGTTTACTTTTCCAAAAAAAACTATACACACTACATTAAGCAACTGGAGGGAGTGTAAGATTATAGACCACCGAGCCCCATATAAAGCTTATAGCGAGATACATGCTCCCCTGGGTGAAGTTTTTAGTCCCTCACGTAGGTATTGCCCGGtctatcttttctttttctgtatGCTGGCGGCTCGCTCGGGTTTCGAACGAAGAAGGTCGTTAGCTATATTATTTGGTTGCTTTTctatggtttttctttttttttctttttttcgtatttttctttgtttctttcttgtttCTCACTCTCTTTTTTACTAGTTCTCCTcggtttcattttttctttttctttgggtttctttgtttctttcccGATTATCATATGTTTTCTTCGTACACATCATATATTTTTATTATATCCAAAAAAATTGTTTACACGTTTAATATATTTTTAGTTACAcggttaacattttttgaatatatgtTTTAACGTATATTGTTTTCATGCACATTATactttttggtatatatctaaAACATTTTTTTATCCAGGTTTAACTTTcctatatacatgtttaacattttttcaaatatatgttttgatgtctacttttttcaaaTATATCAACATTTTCTTAAGTTATGCTAACAAAACATTTACGCTCTTAAATTCTTGATTTTAAAGTTTAAATATATGttcaaaatataaacaaaagtaaCTAACCTTGgaagttgggctggcccattagtCACAACTGGAAATACTAGGCCGGCCCACCGGTGCATCCTTGACGCGAGCGTACGTTAGGTCCCGCTATAAGCAAGACACCATCGCTCTCGATCGTGTGAACCAATCTCTCTTTGTTGAATGTTCGCTTTAGCGGGCTCCATCGTGAGCCCCCATGCTAGTCGAGAGAACGGGGAGGAAAAAAGGGCTAGGCCTACTTAACTGCTtcttgcaagaaataaaaattgccaTCAGGAAAAAATGATGATACATAAAAGGCATAAAGCAcaaatttactaaatggcatgCCGTAATTTAAGAAAATTGTAATGCTATATTTTATTAAAATTTCATCCTCTAATTTAACAATTTACCATGGTATATTCAATAAATGTGCCATGTTATCTTAAAAATTAAAATAGCATTGCGCCAATCTATACCTATTAATAAAGCAAGGTGCATTTCACCCGATTTTTCATCCGTCTCCTATTAAAAATACACAAGGTGGTACTAATTCGTAGAGCCAagtttctttcgtcgtttgtgcGAGCCAGGATAACAGAACGACCCACCTATCCTGAATACTTGCTAGCCCACCTATCCCGTTTGAAGCAAAAAAAAACTTGCTTGTGAGCAGAGTCGAACTCAAAAACCTATCACCGATTGTATAATGTCATGGCCAACTCAGCTAGCTCATATTGTCTGTAAAAGTGAAGGTCGATTCACGTATTTAGTAGTCCCACCTCCCTCCCTTACATGCAATCTACCCGATTAATGTACGTCTTTGAGTTTCCTCATCTCTGAGATAATGACAGAGAAATGAGTAAATAAAGAGAGGCTAATTAACTGCACGACCCAGTAAAATCAACAAGATTGATTCACATAGAGGATTCAAAGGCGACGTCACAGAGAAATGAGGAGGAATGAAAGCGAGGCTAATTAACCTTCCATATATGTTCCTGAGACAAAGTCGCATCCTACATAATTTAAGAAGGACACCATGGCAGCCATTGCTTCTGGCCAACTGTCGGTCGAGGGTATGGCATGAGAACTAGTATGGTTGTCATGTCCATGAGATGATGCCTGCTGTGTTTGGAACTGGTATGGAGGAATGCCTTTTTATCTAGTAGATCCATCGTAGTACTGCTCACGTTGTAGTTAGCACTATTGGTATAGTTCAGCAAGTTATGATCTTACCCATGCTAGGATAAAAAAGATGACTTGTGATCGTATCTATTTAtcactagtaagtgtgcacgtgcaacgcacgtcttgaCAAATATTACAACCAAATGTGAGAATTCACATGCATAGAATACATTCTGATAGCACTAAATATACTATAATTTGGCCTATAATTTAAATGAGTTTCAAGAAAGACTATAATTTAGCATTGTATGCATAGAGCAAGAACATAAGTAATTGTCTCAATGATTCCCTATAAGCTTATGCAGTTCTCATCGATGTTGTCTAAAGCTTCATTCTTGGTGTAGTAGAGCAAGTGCACGAAAAAAATTGTTATGAGAATCAACATGCATGCCCCGTATTTGGCACTATACATACTAACAAACTTTTGATGGAAGAAACCTAAACTGAGCATGATATTGTTGATAGTGATTTGCACGGGCATTGCACCACGATAAATATCATCTAGTGCCACTTTTTATGTTCACCAGCGATAATGATAGGATGGTTCGTATCCACAACCAAAAAAATATCCTTGCACGTTCCTAGTCACTCGTTCATATTGCCACTTTTTATGTTCGTCATCGATAATGATAGAATTGTTAGTGTCCCTTCTTGAAAATTAATGAATTGTGGCATGAACACTCTTAAACAGTGGGCACTGCTGAAATCTAAGGTCGGCTGACGTGTGTCCAATTCGGGATCAATTTTCTAAACCTAGAGTTATGCACAACTAAAAGCAGCAGCCTACGTGCGTAATTGTCATGTGACTTGAAAGAGTCAAGATGTGGAACCAAATTTGTTGTGTGCGAAAAAATTATCATACGCCTCTAACCCAATAAGTATAGCTCAAGACTTCCATAGCTCGACATCCTCTATTCAACGTAGTCCCACCCGTGTGGACGCTTATCCTCCATCCCACCCTCATCGACAGTGGATGCATGTCGGCCTAATCACAATGCATCTGAACATGGTCGATCCCAAGGGGATGTGCTCGGACGCCTAATGGCACACCCGTTAGTGAACAACGCTAACACAATGGGATGTTTAGGACTTTAAAAGCTAACTGAATTGGACTATAAAAAACTGATTAATTACAATACATGGTAAATCACATTTGTTCTCCTGAGTAGCTTGCTAGCTCGACCATAATAGAAATACAAATAGTTTATTCTGAAAACTATTAGCCATTATTTATAGTTCAAGAGATCTGCCAAAATTTAATAGTACTTCGGAAATCAGGTATACACAAACTTACGCCCTGGTTAACACGTCTGTTACCACATATGATTCTGCAATGTAACACTAAGATAAAAACAACAATAGATGTCTAGTGATtcgcaaaaaaacaacaacaatagATCTCCAGCATTTTGTCAATAATCAGCAAATTAGAGGACATGTACACACTATTTGAAGTTTGAAATTTTAGATTGAACAATGGCATGATTAAGTTCTCAAGTAGCGCCATCAGCTCTTTTTAGTTTTGTACACCCATTTGTCTTTTGTTTCAGTACTCTTATTTACATGCAACAATTAGGCAAAAAAAACGTTCTCCATGCAACATGAGCTCTTTTAAGTACTGTACACCCATCAGTCTTAAAAAGTAGTGCTAGGTGTACATTACCGGCAAAAAATCCCCATAATTAAACATATCTTCTTTTGTAAATGAAACTTCACTAAGCAAACCTGAAGAATTTCATTAAAAACAGTCATTGACTTCACATGGAATCAAACAGCATATGTACGTGAATGGTTGCCTAAAAAGTGCTAGAACAAACATGTCCAATTGAATTGTTTTCGGCACTGGATCAACTAATAAACTTACTCATAGACTGAAAAGTAGGAAACATCATGGAAATTCGTAGCTTTGTACTTACCAGCTGATCTATGGATTTCACTAATGCCAAGTATCTTGGTTTGCTTTTTATTGTAGAGTTTTACTTTGACGCACATATAGAAGAATGATGAGGCATGTTTACTGATTCACATGTCCATGCAACATTCGCTTGACCTTCTCTGCTAATGCGGATGCAGTTAGAACTATTTTTGAATGCATAAAATCTGTCAAAGCAAGAAGATATGCACGGTTTATGTTCTGTTCCTCAAGAAGATATGCATGGACAGACATATTGATAAGCTGAATACAAGTATTGCTGATGCAATATTCAGCCAAAGT
This region of Triticum aestivum cultivar Chinese Spring chromosome 2D, IWGSC CS RefSeq v2.1, whole genome shotgun sequence genomic DNA includes:
- the LOC123053622 gene encoding 2-oxoglutarate-dependent dioxygenase DAO, whose amino-acid sequence is MVEIPVVDLRLAGAQQEESARLRDACERLGCFRVSGHGVPGALQAEMKAAVRALFDLPDEAKRRNADIIAGSGYVAPSPANPLYEAFGLLDAADPADVDAFCARLDAPPRARETVKSYAEAMHELIVDVAGKVAASLGLEGHPFQDWPCQFRINRYNYTQDTVGSSGVQIHTDSGFLTVLQEDDCVGGLEVLDPATGEFVRVDPVPGSFLVNIGDVGTAWSNGRLHTVKHRVQCVAAVPRISIAMFLLAPKDDRVCAPEAFVDTQHPRRFKAFNYDDYRKLRLSTGERAGEALARMAA